The Conexivisphaera calida genome includes a region encoding these proteins:
- the cofD gene encoding 2-phospho-L-lactate transferase has product MKISVLAGGVGAARFLRGLVEVVDPRDVTAIVNVGDDVELLGLRISPDIDIVTYTLAGIVDESKGWGIGGDSFEALSRLRRYGADVWMALGDGDLATHIFRTHRLSTGASLSEVADEVRRRLGVASRILPATDDPLTTMVRLEDGHLVSFEEYYVRYAFRPRISAVTYRGCSSAAPARGVLEAMDSADAVVIAPSNPVASVMPILCVEEIARALRRRNRRIAISPIVGGRAVKGPAAQMMSDLGMEASPVGVARLYRGMADAIVIDEVDAGMAGRVNSEAGLEALVADTMMVDAGARRRLAQFVVEASESLR; this is encoded by the coding sequence GTGAAGATCTCCGTCCTGGCGGGGGGCGTGGGGGCGGCCAGATTCCTGCGGGGGCTCGTCGAGGTGGTGGATCCCCGCGACGTGACGGCGATCGTGAACGTGGGGGACGACGTGGAGCTGCTGGGGCTGAGAATATCCCCCGACATCGACATAGTGACGTACACTCTGGCGGGGATCGTGGACGAGTCGAAGGGATGGGGCATCGGGGGCGATTCCTTCGAGGCGCTCTCGCGCCTGAGGAGGTATGGTGCGGATGTGTGGATGGCGCTCGGCGACGGGGACCTGGCCACGCACATATTCAGGACCCACAGGCTGTCGACCGGCGCCAGCCTGAGCGAGGTCGCAGATGAGGTGAGGCGGAGGCTCGGGGTCGCGTCCAGGATACTCCCCGCCACGGACGACCCGCTCACGACGATGGTGCGCCTCGAGGATGGGCACCTGGTGAGCTTCGAGGAGTACTACGTCAGGTACGCATTCAGGCCCAGGATATCCGCGGTGACCTACAGGGGATGCTCATCCGCGGCGCCGGCGCGCGGCGTGCTGGAGGCCATGGACTCAGCGGACGCGGTGGTGATAGCCCCCAGCAACCCCGTGGCCAGCGTGATGCCGATACTCTGCGTGGAGGAGATCGCGAGGGCCCTGCGCAGGAGGAACCGCAGGATAGCTATATCGCCCATAGTTGGAGGGCGCGCCGTGAAGGGGCCCGCCGCCCAGATGATGTCCGACCTCGGGATGGAGGCATCCCCGGTCGGCGTGGCGAGGCTCTACCGCGGGATGGCGGACGCGATCGTGATTGACGAGGTGGACGCCGGGATGGCGGGCAGGGTGAACTCGGAGGCGGGGCTGGAGGCGCTAGTGGCCGACACGATGATGGTGGACGCCGGGGCCCGGCGGAGGCTCGCGCAGTTCGTCGTCGAGGCGTCCGAGTCCCTCAGGTGA
- a CDS encoding TIGR00304 family membrane protein encodes MSPGYLVEVGVLLMLIGFALMAIGALRAAGDKSRGAVVVVVGPIPIAIGNDRKLLALAMALALAALLAFIVLEGVRP; translated from the coding sequence ATGTCCCCTGGCTACCTGGTGGAGGTCGGAGTGCTGCTAATGCTGATCGGATTCGCGCTGATGGCGATCGGCGCCCTGCGCGCGGCGGGTGACAAATCCAGGGGTGCGGTCGTCGTCGTGGTCGGACCGATCCCCATAGCCATCGGGAACGACCGGAAGCTCCTGGCGCTCGCCATGGCGTTGGCGCTCGCGGCGCTCCTGGCATTCATAGTGCTGGAGGGTGTCCGTCCATGA
- a CDS encoding deoxyhypusine synthase, with product MSDLRRVEDFSVGASDTPARIAEAMLRAGGFAGRSFAEGVQAVAGMWSDPDARIMMSFPAALMATGMRGVIVQMLRERLVDLVVTTCGTLDHDLARTFGNYYEGDFLLDDEEVERKGYHRLGSVLVPKKDYGELVEEKMQDILEELYSGGVRRISTSELTWEIGKRVDDESSLVHWAYVNRIPVVIPGPMDGAVGLQLWLFNQRRRDFQLDVMRDEQTMSDFVFESGRLGGIIIGGGISKHHLIWWAQFKEGLDYAVYVTTAVEYDGSLSGAPVREAVSWGKVKPAARKATVYGDASLVFPFLVSAALGISGGRRRK from the coding sequence ATGAGCGACCTGAGGAGGGTCGAGGACTTCAGCGTCGGAGCGTCCGACACGCCGGCTAGGATCGCGGAGGCAATGCTCAGGGCGGGCGGATTCGCCGGCAGGAGCTTCGCGGAGGGCGTCCAGGCCGTGGCCGGCATGTGGTCGGACCCGGACGCCAGGATAATGATGTCTTTCCCGGCGGCGCTGATGGCCACGGGGATGCGCGGCGTCATTGTGCAGATGCTGAGGGAGAGGCTCGTCGACCTGGTCGTGACCACGTGCGGCACGCTCGACCACGACTTGGCACGCACCTTCGGGAACTACTACGAGGGCGACTTCCTGCTCGACGACGAGGAGGTCGAGAGGAAGGGATACCACAGGCTGGGCAGCGTACTGGTGCCGAAGAAGGACTACGGTGAGCTGGTCGAGGAGAAGATGCAGGATATACTGGAGGAGCTCTACTCCGGCGGCGTCAGGCGCATATCCACGTCGGAGCTCACGTGGGAGATCGGGAAACGCGTGGACGACGAGTCCTCGCTGGTCCACTGGGCATACGTGAACAGGATCCCGGTGGTCATCCCGGGCCCCATGGACGGTGCCGTGGGGCTCCAGCTCTGGCTCTTCAACCAGAGGAGGCGCGACTTCCAGCTGGACGTCATGCGCGATGAGCAGACGATGTCGGACTTCGTCTTCGAGAGCGGGAGGCTGGGAGGCATAATAATAGGAGGCGGCATCTCGAAGCATCACCTGATATGGTGGGCGCAGTTCAAGGAGGGGCTGGACTACGCCGTCTACGTGACGACGGCGGTGGAGTACGACGGCAGCCTCAGCGGTGCCCCCGTGAGGGAGGCCGTGTCGTGGGGAAAGGTGAAGCCCGCAGCCAGGAAGGCGACCGTGTACGGCGACGCGAGCCTGGTCTTCCCGTTCCTGGTGTCGGCCGCCCTCGGAATCTCCGGTGGGCGCCGCCGCAAGTAG
- a CDS encoding phosphoribosyltransferase, with translation MARRYLKLSYEEVHELSLALFHRIRSSGWMPDVNVCVGRGGLFVLRSLQDFFAAEDIRIPYQLVALERYNGVDSANRAVIKNPDDVRVAGRSVLVVDDVADYGDSLLAVRDFMESSGAAAVRTATLHLKPWSKITPDYYVARTDAWIIYPWEIYETISMLFKELAAAGATVEEAYEELVSRAHVTPQELRNFNEIIRHGHSLDPRAVSLLEELTSVYEHAGRG, from the coding sequence GTGGCACGCAGATACCTGAAGCTCAGCTATGAGGAGGTCCACGAGCTCTCGCTGGCGCTCTTCCACCGCATAAGATCGTCGGGGTGGATGCCCGACGTCAACGTGTGCGTGGGACGGGGTGGACTGTTCGTGCTGCGCTCCCTTCAGGACTTCTTCGCCGCGGAGGACATACGCATACCGTACCAGCTGGTGGCGCTCGAGAGGTACAACGGCGTCGACAGCGCAAATCGCGCGGTGATAAAGAACCCGGACGACGTCAGGGTGGCCGGGAGGAGCGTGCTGGTGGTCGACGACGTCGCCGACTACGGCGACAGCCTCCTGGCGGTCAGGGACTTCATGGAGTCCAGCGGCGCGGCCGCCGTGCGCACGGCGACGCTCCACCTGAAGCCATGGTCCAAGATAACGCCCGACTACTACGTGGCTAGGACGGACGCCTGGATCATCTATCCCTGGGAGATCTACGAGACCATATCGATGCTCTTCAAGGAACTGGCGGCCGCCGGCGCGACCGTCGAGGAGGCGTACGAGGAGCTGGTCTCGCGCGCGCATGTGACTCCCCAGGAGCTGAGGAACTTCAACGAGATAATCCGCCACGGGCACTCCCTGGATCCCCGCGCGGTCTCCCTTCTGGAGGAGCTCACCTCCGTCTACGAGCACGCGGGCAGGGGCTGA
- a CDS encoding adenylosuccinate synthase, protein MPGVVVVGLQWGDEGKGKVVDRIAGDFDAVVRFQGGSNAGHTVVVGGRKRIFHLVPSGVLQGKLGVIGNGVVVDPDVLLEELDSLRSAGVDARILLSDKAHVTTELHKLQDEAEELSRGGRAIGTTRRGIGPTYADKAARIGIRVSDLLHADLLREKLEHLYKSKEWISHALGRFPSFDELYDGLIRSGERLRPYVGRSEYVLNRMLAGGSRILFEGAQGSLLDLDYGTYPYSTSSNTIAAAASTGSGVPPSAISEVIGVAKAYTTRVGGGSFPTEEKGEVGETLRKLGDEYGATTGRPRRCGWFDAVAGRYSAMLSGVDYAVITKLDVLGQLNRVKVAVAYRIDGSMVDEFPSTPEELERVVPVYEEFDGWRDAGREFWERARREGRSALPRSLRDYIGRIEEALGIPVRGLSYGPSREEYLELG, encoded by the coding sequence ATGCCGGGAGTAGTAGTGGTGGGTCTTCAGTGGGGCGATGAGGGAAAGGGCAAGGTCGTGGATCGCATCGCGGGCGACTTCGACGCGGTCGTCAGATTCCAGGGCGGCTCCAACGCCGGGCACACTGTGGTCGTGGGCGGGCGGAAGAGGATCTTTCACCTCGTTCCCTCGGGCGTGCTTCAGGGGAAACTCGGGGTCATCGGAAACGGGGTGGTCGTGGACCCGGACGTCCTCCTGGAGGAGCTCGACTCCCTCAGGAGCGCCGGAGTCGATGCCAGGATCCTTCTGAGCGATAAGGCGCACGTCACGACGGAGCTTCACAAGCTGCAGGACGAGGCGGAGGAGCTGAGCAGGGGCGGGAGGGCGATCGGGACCACCAGGAGGGGGATCGGCCCCACGTACGCGGACAAGGCGGCCAGGATCGGGATAAGGGTCTCGGACCTCCTGCACGCGGATCTCCTGCGGGAGAAGCTGGAGCATCTTTACAAATCGAAGGAGTGGATATCGCACGCGCTTGGCAGATTCCCCAGCTTCGACGAGCTGTACGATGGCCTGATCCGCAGCGGGGAGCGGTTGAGGCCCTACGTGGGAAGGTCCGAGTACGTCCTGAACCGCATGCTGGCGGGCGGCTCGCGCATCCTATTCGAGGGAGCCCAGGGCAGCCTCCTGGACCTCGACTACGGAACGTACCCGTATTCGACGTCCTCGAACACGATAGCGGCCGCCGCCTCGACCGGCAGCGGCGTGCCGCCCTCCGCGATATCCGAGGTGATAGGGGTCGCCAAGGCCTACACGACGCGCGTCGGTGGAGGATCCTTCCCCACGGAGGAGAAGGGGGAGGTCGGGGAGACCCTCAGGAAGCTCGGCGACGAGTATGGCGCCACCACGGGAAGGCCCCGCAGGTGCGGGTGGTTCGACGCGGTGGCCGGCAGGTACTCCGCGATGCTGAGCGGGGTCGACTACGCCGTGATCACGAAGCTCGACGTGCTGGGGCAGCTGAACAGGGTCAAGGTCGCCGTGGCGTACAGGATCGATGGATCCATGGTCGACGAGTTTCCATCGACGCCCGAGGAACTCGAGAGGGTGGTGCCCGTCTACGAGGAATTCGACGGATGGCGGGACGCCGGGAGGGAGTTCTGGGAGCGCGCCAGGAGGGAGGGGAGATCGGCCCTCCCCAGGTCGCTGAGGGACTACATAGGGAGGATAGAGGAGGCCCTCGGGATCCCGGTGCGCGGCCTCTCCTACGGTCCCTCCAGGGAGGAGTATCTGGAGCTTGGCTGA
- a CDS encoding lyase family protein, with the protein MADAWEPLSPLDGRYRRLTEDIARDFSEARLHELRVRAEVSYLSALVGRLAAEGLEAPLDEEERRSLAGLLRLKASDVEEIRRIEGRTSHDVAAVVEFLRSRVPPRLRRYVHLGLTSEDVNNLAYSALLEVLVKDHFAKEIANVALKLSRISGREACSVILGRTHGQPAVPTTLGRELGVHALRLARFAETLSSYRPRGKLGGAVGTLAALRLAYPSVDWRRFAREFVESLGFEYDEAVKQILPHDRESVVLYESAAACNAAVDMSVDVWLYLTLGYIRLEKSSPDQIGSSTMPQKVNPVDLEGGEGMLRFAARGLESMSHRLQESRLQRDISDSAVKRFYGEVYGLAITGLRRVGESLDHIRYFREGSLEDLNRHWEVLGEAAQVVLRSKGDDEGYEKVRRRLQGVSMREGEFAEAVRDLGPEISSLRPERYLGYACEQAAAFSEEAGRIAQGVIGSRPVNGLTDAKLF; encoded by the coding sequence TTGGCTGACGCGTGGGAGCCGCTCTCGCCGCTGGACGGCAGGTACCGGAGGCTGACCGAGGACATAGCGAGGGATTTCTCGGAGGCCAGGCTGCACGAGCTAAGGGTCAGGGCCGAGGTCAGCTACCTGTCCGCGCTCGTGGGGAGGCTCGCGGCGGAGGGGCTCGAGGCCCCGCTGGACGAGGAGGAGAGGAGATCGCTGGCCGGACTCCTCAGGCTCAAGGCCTCAGACGTGGAGGAGATAAGGAGGATCGAGGGGAGGACGAGCCACGACGTGGCGGCGGTGGTCGAGTTCCTGAGGTCCAGGGTGCCGCCGAGGCTCAGGAGGTACGTTCACCTGGGGCTGACCAGCGAGGACGTGAACAACCTGGCCTACTCGGCGCTCCTGGAGGTGCTCGTGAAGGATCACTTCGCCAAGGAGATAGCGAACGTTGCCCTCAAGCTGTCCAGGATATCGGGTCGCGAGGCCTGCAGCGTGATCCTGGGGAGGACCCATGGGCAGCCCGCGGTGCCGACGACCCTCGGAAGGGAGCTCGGGGTTCACGCCCTCAGGCTCGCGAGGTTCGCCGAGACTCTCTCCTCCTACAGGCCGCGCGGCAAGCTGGGAGGAGCCGTCGGCACGCTCGCGGCCCTCAGGCTCGCGTATCCATCGGTGGACTGGCGTCGCTTCGCACGGGAGTTCGTGGAGTCCCTGGGGTTCGAGTACGACGAGGCAGTCAAGCAGATCCTTCCGCACGATCGGGAGAGCGTGGTGCTCTATGAGTCGGCCGCGGCCTGCAACGCTGCCGTCGACATGAGCGTCGACGTCTGGCTCTACCTCACGCTCGGGTACATCAGGCTGGAGAAGTCGAGCCCCGACCAGATAGGATCCTCCACAATGCCCCAGAAGGTGAACCCCGTGGACCTCGAGGGGGGCGAGGGCATGCTCAGGTTCGCCGCGAGGGGGCTGGAGTCGATGTCGCACAGGCTCCAGGAGTCCAGGCTGCAGAGGGACATCTCTGACTCCGCCGTGAAGAGGTTCTACGGGGAGGTGTACGGCCTGGCGATCACGGGACTCAGGAGGGTGGGCGAGTCGCTGGATCACATACGCTACTTCCGCGAGGGCTCGCTGGAGGACCTCAACAGGCACTGGGAGGTGCTCGGGGAGGCCGCGCAGGTGGTGCTGAGGTCCAAGGGCGACGACGAGGGCTACGAGAAGGTCAGGCGGAGGCTTCAGGGCGTCTCAATGCGCGAGGGGGAGTTCGCAGAGGCCGTCCGCGATCTGGGGCCGGAGATATCGTCCCTGCGCCCCGAGCGCTATCTGGGCTATGCCTGTGAGCAGGCCGCGGCCTTCTCGGAGGAGGCGGGCCGCATAGCCCAGGGGGTCATCGGCTCGAGGCCCGTGAACGGGCTGACCGATGCGAAATTGTTTTAA
- a CDS encoding diaminopimelate decarboxylase family protein has translation MLEGPSAVLRRSLSENLVFQLPADLLMNMAEIHGTPYFMMDEATLRRNARDLAAAYSGYRGGISVAYSVKANFLPAVLRTFWDEGLLFDVATVEELYFLERTVGSVGRSIYTSATQTYREFSKAIELGVNMFVVGSANGLQNLARAAENSGRKVDVLIRINPELDPPTDDHFYKIGKYGVPLVDEDGEDAMALIRYALGHEDLRLRGFHFHVGTQVSNPSRFIRALDRLEELLAMARVEGIDMSVDVLDIGGGMPVVYDEGGVDADDVAPRIVERLNALADRMGGPPDLVVESGRFLSAEAGVLVSRILNVKRYAGFTYAFLDTGYHNLLDAALVKQVYPIRVIPRDDGVERERVVLAGMLCDSDDVFPLGSNVEISRVEVGKLVAFGNAGAYSLVFNMPFHAQPKPPVLFRRSSGEVEVARPRERLEELFEEEGGLGDR, from the coding sequence ATGCTCGAAGGGCCAAGTGCGGTCCTTAGAAGGTCTCTGAGTGAAAATCTCGTCTTCCAGCTCCCGGCCGACCTCCTCATGAACATGGCCGAGATCCATGGAACTCCGTACTTCATGATGGATGAGGCCACGCTCAGGAGGAACGCGAGGGATCTGGCGGCGGCCTACTCCGGCTATCGCGGGGGAATATCCGTGGCGTACTCGGTGAAGGCGAACTTCCTTCCCGCCGTGCTGAGGACGTTCTGGGACGAGGGCCTCCTCTTCGACGTCGCCACCGTGGAGGAGCTGTACTTCCTGGAGAGGACCGTCGGCAGCGTGGGGCGCTCCATATACACGAGCGCGACCCAGACCTATCGCGAGTTCTCGAAGGCCATCGAGCTGGGCGTCAACATGTTCGTGGTGGGATCCGCGAACGGCCTCCAGAACCTCGCGAGGGCTGCCGAGAACTCTGGGAGGAAGGTGGACGTGCTCATAAGGATAAACCCGGAGCTCGACCCGCCCACCGACGACCACTTCTACAAGATCGGCAAGTACGGGGTCCCCCTGGTGGACGAGGATGGGGAGGACGCGATGGCGCTCATAAGGTATGCGCTGGGCCACGAGGACCTGAGGCTGAGGGGGTTCCACTTCCACGTCGGCACCCAGGTCTCCAACCCGTCCAGGTTCATCAGGGCGCTGGATCGCCTGGAGGAGCTGCTGGCCATGGCGCGCGTCGAGGGCATCGACATGAGCGTCGACGTGCTGGACATCGGGGGAGGAATGCCGGTCGTTTACGATGAGGGCGGGGTCGACGCGGACGACGTCGCGCCGAGGATAGTGGAGCGCCTGAACGCGCTGGCCGATCGCATGGGGGGTCCGCCGGACCTCGTGGTGGAGAGCGGCAGGTTCCTGAGCGCGGAGGCCGGGGTACTGGTGTCCAGGATCCTCAACGTCAAGAGATACGCAGGCTTCACATACGCGTTCCTGGACACCGGTTATCACAACCTGCTCGACGCGGCGCTCGTGAAGCAGGTGTACCCGATCAGGGTGATCCCGAGGGATGACGGTGTCGAGCGTGAGCGCGTGGTGCTGGCGGGCATGCTCTGCGACTCCGACGACGTGTTCCCGCTGGGGAGCAACGTCGAAATATCACGGGTGGAGGTGGGCAAGCTCGTCGCCTTCGGAAATGCCGGCGCCTACAGCCTGGTCTTCAACATGCCGTTCCACGCGCAGCCGAAGCCGCCCGTCCTGTTCAGGAGATCGAGCGGGGAGGTAGAGGTGGCCCGGCCAAGGGAGAGGCTCGAGGAGCTCTTCGAGGAGGAGGGCGGGCTCGGCGACCGATAG
- a CDS encoding alkaline phosphatase family protein, which translates to MRKLVYVLLDGVGDRPDPRLGMRTPLEAAATPNLDSLATRGSTGLVYTVGRGIAPESDVAVFHMLGYRLGEEYPGRGVIEAVGSDIDFRDGDLALRANFATVDERMRIVDRRAGRDLSDSEAKELAAALNREVKLEPPAEVLFRHTVGHRLVVRIRVPGVQLSSNITNTDPAYKKVGGMGVATSGSGDMRVESANPLDGSHEAALAAQLVNEVTEEAYRVLNSHPVNVARAKSGRLPANMILMRDAGSKLPRLPSISELHGLDMAAIADMPVEVGVARIVRMDVARSPELLNYGWKASKVMELLQSHDGVYVHLKGPDEPGHDGLPEVKTRSIELIDSGFFGPLLRELDLDGTLVAVSADHSTPCQLKSHSEDPVPLLVSGGPVRWDGSRRFTEPEAARGSLGILEGPSVLPTIIGRYLM; encoded by the coding sequence GTGAGGAAGCTGGTCTACGTACTCCTCGATGGCGTGGGGGACAGGCCGGACCCCAGGCTCGGCATGAGGACTCCGCTTGAGGCCGCCGCGACGCCCAACCTGGATTCGCTGGCCACGAGGGGTTCCACCGGGCTCGTCTACACCGTCGGTAGGGGGATCGCGCCCGAGTCCGATGTCGCCGTCTTCCACATGCTGGGGTACAGGTTGGGGGAGGAGTATCCCGGAAGGGGCGTCATCGAGGCCGTCGGATCCGACATCGACTTCAGGGATGGCGACCTGGCGCTCAGGGCCAACTTCGCCACCGTCGACGAGCGCATGAGGATAGTCGACAGGCGCGCCGGAAGGGACCTGAGCGACTCGGAGGCGAAGGAACTCGCTGCAGCGCTCAACCGCGAGGTGAAGCTCGAGCCGCCCGCGGAGGTCCTCTTCAGGCATACGGTGGGCCACCGGCTAGTCGTCCGCATCAGGGTGCCCGGAGTGCAGCTATCGTCGAACATCACCAACACGGATCCCGCCTACAAGAAGGTGGGAGGAATGGGCGTCGCCACCTCGGGGAGCGGCGACATGCGCGTGGAGAGCGCGAACCCCCTGGACGGGAGCCACGAGGCGGCGCTCGCCGCTCAGCTTGTCAACGAGGTGACTGAGGAGGCATATCGCGTGCTCAATTCACACCCGGTGAACGTGGCGCGCGCGAAGTCCGGAAGGCTGCCCGCGAACATGATACTCATGAGGGATGCGGGGTCCAAGCTGCCGCGGCTTCCCAGCATATCCGAGCTGCACGGACTCGACATGGCGGCGATAGCGGACATGCCGGTCGAAGTCGGGGTAGCCAGGATCGTGCGCATGGACGTCGCCCGGAGCCCCGAGCTGCTCAACTACGGATGGAAGGCGTCGAAGGTGATGGAGCTGCTCCAGTCGCATGACGGCGTGTACGTGCACCTGAAGGGACCGGACGAGCCGGGCCACGATGGGTTGCCCGAGGTCAAGACGAGGTCCATCGAGCTGATAGATTCGGGATTCTTCGGCCCGCTGCTCAGGGAGCTCGACCTGGATGGAACGCTCGTGGCGGTGTCCGCGGACCACTCGACCCCCTGCCAGCTCAAGTCGCACAGCGAGGATCCGGTGCCGCTGCTCGTATCCGGGGGGCCGGTCAGATGGGACGGAAGCAGGAGGTTCACGGAACCTGAGGCGGCACGCGGCAGCCTGGGAATACTCGAGGGGCCGTCCGTGTTGCCCACGATCATAGGGCGGTACCTTATGTAG
- the aspS gene encoding aspartate--tRNA(Asn) ligase — MLRTHRTSELGRVREGRRVKVAGWVSSVRDQGSITFLMLRDGWGEVQVTAKKGEVPDELLERLHAIPPHSSVVIVGTVRIDQRAPGGVEVIPSSVQLVSRAKKQPPFSVYGGNLPALDRRLDIRAVDLRRVKAGAIFRVRHATLRALRDFFTSRGLTEVQTPKIIATATEGGAELFPVLYFDREAFLAQSPQLYKEQLTMAFDGVFEIGPIFRAEPSRTLRHLSEAISVDVEMAFADYRDVMRLLEDMVVRVTKRLTSEIPEEFAALEHSPEVPSKPIQRFTYEQCLSMLREAGVEKDFGEDLETDDLRELGRMIGGYYFITDWPTKLKPFYIKPKARRPEVSESFDLMHGDLELSSGGSRIHRRSVLTRRLKEKGLKPRDFEYHLRVFDYGMPPHAGFGLGLDRFVMVLTGQDNIREVVAYPRDMRRLTP, encoded by the coding sequence ATGCTCAGGACTCACAGGACATCTGAGCTGGGCAGGGTCAGGGAGGGCCGGCGCGTCAAGGTGGCCGGATGGGTCTCCAGCGTCCGCGATCAGGGATCCATAACCTTCCTCATGCTTAGGGATGGCTGGGGCGAGGTACAGGTGACGGCGAAGAAGGGCGAGGTGCCGGATGAGCTCCTGGAGAGGCTTCATGCCATCCCACCGCACTCCTCAGTGGTCATAGTGGGGACGGTGAGGATTGATCAGAGGGCACCGGGAGGCGTGGAGGTGATACCTTCCAGCGTGCAGCTGGTATCGAGGGCCAAGAAGCAGCCGCCCTTCAGCGTGTACGGCGGAAACCTACCGGCGCTCGATCGCAGGCTTGACATAAGGGCGGTCGACCTGAGGAGGGTGAAGGCGGGGGCCATATTCCGCGTGAGGCACGCGACGCTACGTGCCCTCAGGGACTTCTTCACGTCGAGGGGGCTCACGGAGGTCCAGACGCCCAAGATAATAGCTACTGCTACGGAGGGCGGCGCGGAGCTCTTTCCCGTACTCTACTTCGACAGGGAGGCCTTCCTCGCCCAGAGCCCCCAGCTGTACAAGGAGCAGCTCACCATGGCATTCGACGGCGTGTTCGAGATAGGCCCGATATTCAGGGCCGAGCCATCGAGGACGCTCCGCCACCTCAGCGAGGCGATAAGCGTTGATGTGGAGATGGCTTTCGCCGACTACAGGGATGTGATGCGCCTCCTGGAGGACATGGTGGTGCGCGTGACCAAGAGGCTGACCAGCGAGATACCCGAGGAGTTCGCGGCGCTCGAGCACAGCCCCGAGGTACCCTCCAAGCCCATACAGAGGTTCACGTACGAGCAGTGCCTGTCCATGCTGAGGGAGGCCGGCGTGGAGAAGGACTTCGGGGAAGACCTGGAGACGGACGACTTGAGGGAGCTCGGCAGGATGATAGGCGGCTACTACTTCATAACGGACTGGCCCACGAAGCTCAAGCCCTTCTACATAAAGCCGAAGGCCAGGAGGCCCGAGGTGTCGGAGAGCTTCGACCTCATGCACGGTGACCTGGAGCTCTCCAGTGGAGGCTCAAGGATACACCGGAGGTCCGTGCTCACCAGGAGGCTGAAGGAGAAGGGCCTGAAGCCCCGCGACTTCGAGTACCACCTGAGGGTCTTCGACTACGGAATGCCGCCGCACGCGGGCTTCGGGCTCGGGCTGGACCGCTTCGTCATGGTCCTGACCGGGCAGGACAACATAAGGGAGGTAGTCGCGTATCCCAGGGACATGAGGAGGTTGACGCCGTGA
- the gatC gene encoding Asp-tRNA(Asn)/Glu-tRNA(Gln) amidotransferase subunit GatC, whose protein sequence is MSLDIERLKRLAAMDLSPDEEDEVARRLTEVVKYLDRLRSLDLSGVEPMYAAGYDEANYRPDVPSSFDPDEVMRVVPKKKDRYVRAPRMV, encoded by the coding sequence GTGAGCCTGGACATCGAGAGGCTGAAGCGCCTGGCCGCGATGGATCTATCGCCGGACGAGGAGGATGAGGTCGCCCGCCGCCTGACCGAGGTCGTGAAGTACCTGGACAGGCTCAGGTCCCTGGATCTCTCGGGCGTCGAGCCGATGTACGCGGCCGGATACGATGAGGCCAACTACAGGCCCGACGTGCCGTCCAGCTTCGACCCGGACGAGGTCATGCGCGTGGTCCCGAAGAAGAAGGATCGCTACGTGAGGGCGCCCAGGATGGTGTGA